The window ttttaattaattgataaaatcctTATTTGCCTTAGTATAATTAGTTTAAtcaatctctaaaatattattgtgttcTTTGCTTAGTTGAATTTAATCAGAAATAACTAGTGTTTGACACatttgtctctgtgggatcgactcTGACTTGCCCTGCTACATTGTTAGGAGGAATTGTTAgaattattatttgataggcacgcgacagccttgtcaaatttttggcgccgctgccggggacaaaGTGGTGTTAGATTAgtctatttttgatatttttagctAAGTCTTTAGTTGTGTTGCTTCGGCTATTATCTCTTGTTTTCTGATCCTTTGTTTCTAGTTTTCTTGATATATGCACACTCGAAGTTCAGGTACAGAAAATTTGATTCCACTTGATcctgaaattgaagctacagcAAGAAAGCAATCCGGTGAACAaagaagaaacaaaaacaaGGAAACTATGGGCGAAGAAGTACCAGCGAAATCTTTGAGGGAGTATGGTATGCCAGACACTACAGGCGTCATGTCCTCTATTCTCAGACCAGCTGTCACAGCTACTCACTTCGAGCTCAAGCCTCAGTTCATTCAATTCATCTCTAATGATTCTTTTGCGGGCTTGGCTTCTGAAAATCCAGTTGATCATCTCGAGAGTTTTCTTCAAAAGTGTGATATGATAAAGCTGACCAATGTCCCAGATGATGCTATCAAGCTGCGTCTGTTTCCATTTTCTCTTCGGGATGCAGCTAAGGATTGGTTGAAAGATGAAGGGCCAAACAAATTTACTACTTGGGATGCTTTAGCAAAGGCCTTTCTACTTAAATTCTTTAGCCAAAAGAAGACTGCCAAACTAAGGAATGACATATCTAATTTTcatcaagatgatgatgaatcTCTTCATGATGCTTGGAAAAGATTCAAACGCCTTCAAAGGCAATGTCCTCACCATGGAATTCCTGATTGGTTGCTGATCCAAACATTCTATAATGGGTTGACACAAGAGTTTCGAATCTTTATCGATGCTGCATCTGGCGGATCGGTTATGGCGAAAAGTACCGAGGAAGCAAGAACTCTTTTGGATGAGATGGCATCTAATGATAACTATCCGTACAGTGATCGAAATCAATCTAAGAAGGGTGGTAAGTATGAGGTTGATTCTATAACCATGCTCAATACTACTATGCAAGCAGTTGTTAAGAAGATTGAGCAATTAGATGCCAAAATTGCACCTACCGTTGCTTCGTGTGAAATTTGTGGGGTACAAGGGCACAATCAACATGCTTGTCAAAACAATTTACCTGATGCAGCTATGGAGCAAGCAAATGCCCtttataatcaaaatcaaaGGCAACAGTATAATCCTTATTCCAACACGTACAACCCAGGTTGGAGGGACCATCCAAATTTCTCTTACAAGAACAATCAGGCGAACCCTCCACAGAATAACTTTTCTCATCCACCAGGTTTTCAACAGGGATCATCTCAGAATGCAACAGCTCAACCACCGAAATCTAATTTGGAATCTCTCTTAGAGGGATTTATGGTTTCACAGACACAGATCAATCGGGATATGCAAGCTCAAAACAGAATGCTAGAAACTTCAGTAGCTCAAATGGATCTACAATTGAATCAACTTACAAAGTCCCAAGGCCAACTTCCTGGCCAAACTGAACAACCACCAAAAGGTCATATCAATGCTGTGACTTTAAGGAGTGGCAAGGAATTGCAAGAGCCAGAGTTAAGCGTGAACAAAAGCATTGTGGATGCTCAAGAAGATGGTGAGGGAAGTATGTCTGAAATTGTCACAGAGAAAAAGGCAttggaagaagaaaagaaagaacctGTTGTTCCTATTGCGCCATATGTGCCACCAGTTCTTTTCCCACAAAGGTTGGCAAAAGCTAAGCTAAAGAAGAAGTACGGTAAATTTCTTGACATACTACAGAAGTTGCATATTAACATTCCATTCATGGATGCTATAGTTGAGATGCCTTGTTATGCAAAGTTCCTTAAAGATATTTTGTCAAGAAAGAGAAAAATTGAAGAGACTTCTACTATTTCATTGACGGCAGAGTGTAGTGCTAT of the Daucus carota subsp. sativus chromosome 4, DH1 v3.0, whole genome shotgun sequence genome contains:
- the LOC135152152 gene encoding uncharacterized protein LOC135152152, whose amino-acid sequence is MHTRSSGTENLIPLDPEIEATARKQSGEQRRNKNKETMGEEVPAKSLREYGMPDTTGVMSSILRPAVTATHFELKPQFIQFISNDSFAGLASENPVDHLESFLQKCDMIKLTNVPDDAIKLRLFPFSLRDAAKDWLKDEGPNKFTTWDALAKAFLLKFFSQKKTAKLRNDISNFHQDDDESLHDAWKRFKRLQRQCPHHGIPDWLLIQTFYNGLTQEFRIFIDAASGGSVMAKSTEEARTLLDEMASNDNYPYSDRNQSKKGGKYEVDSITMLNTTMQAVVKKIEQLDAKIAPTVASCEICGVQGHNQHACQNNLPDAAMEQANALYNQNQRQQYNPYSNTYNPGWRDHPNFSYKNNQANPPQNNFSHPPGFQQGSSQNATAQPPKSNLESLLEGFMVSQTQINRDMQAQNRMLETSVAQMDLQLNQLTKSQGQLPGQTEQPPKGHINAVTLRSGKELQEPELSVNKSIVDAQEDGEGSMSEIVTEKKALEEEKKEPVVPIAPYVPPVLFPQRLAKAKLKKKYGKFLDILQKLHINIPFMDAIVEMPCYAKFLKDILSRKRKIEETSTISLTAECSAILQNTFPKKLV